One Etheostoma cragini isolate CJK2018 chromosome 6, CSU_Ecrag_1.0, whole genome shotgun sequence DNA window includes the following coding sequences:
- the nt5c3a gene encoding cytosolic 5'-nucleotidase 3 isoform X2, whose protein sequence is MPQFEKSTVHMRDPERVEQIICGLIKGGASKLQIITDFDMTLSKFAINGKRCPSCHYIIENCRLVSEDCRAKLLQLKNKYYPIEIDPHLTMEEKYPFMVEWYFKSHTLLVEQRIEKDKLADLVRESDAALREGYEHFFDRLQQHSVPVFIFSAGLGDVLEEILHQAGVYHPNIKVVSNFMDFDENGVLKGFKGELIHVYNKHDGALRNTDYFKQVKDYSNIVLMGDSLGDLSMADGAPNVENILKIGYLNDKVEELLDKYLDSYDIVLVKDETLEVPNAILQKVL, encoded by the exons ATGCCTCAGTTTGAGAAGTCGACGGTCCACATGAGAGACCCTGAGAGGGTGGAGCAGATCATCTGTGGCCTCATCAAAGGAGGAGCTTCCAAACTACAG ATCATCACAGACTTCGACATGACGTTAAGCAAGTTCGCTATCAACGGCAAACGCTGTCCGTCGTGTCACT ATATCATTGAGAACTGCAGACTGGTGTCAGAGGACTGCAGAGCGAAGCTGCTGCAGCTCAAGAATAAATACTATCCCATCGAGATCGACCCTCATCTCACCATGGAGGAGAAGTACCCATTCATGGTGGAGTG gtattTCAAGTCTCACACACTGCTTGTGGAGCAGCGGATAGAGAAAGACAAACTGGCAGATTTGGTGCGAGAGTCTGACGCTGCACTCAG GGAAGGCTATGAGCACTTCTTCGACCGCCTGCAGCAGCACAGTGTCCCCGTCTTCATCTTCTCAGCTGGCCTGGGCGACGTCCTGGAGGAAATCCTCCACCAGGCCGGAGTCTACCACCCCAACATCAAAGTCGTGTCCAACTTCATGGACTTTGACGAAAAC GGCGTCCTGAAGGGCTTCAAAGGCGAGCTGATCCACGTGTACAACAAACACGACGGCGCCCTGAGGAACACGGACTACTTCAAACAGGTGAAGGACTACTCCAACATCGTTCTAATGGGGGACTCGCTGGGGGACCTCAGCATGGCCGACGGCGCGCCCAACGTGGAGAACATCCTCAAGATTGGCTACCTCAACGACAAG GTGGAAGAGCTGCTGGACAAATATCTGGACTCTTACGACATCGTCCTGGTGAAGGACGAGACTCTGGAGGTGCCCAACGCCATCCTCCAGAAGGTCCTATAA